A stretch of the Chanos chanos chromosome 1, fChaCha1.1, whole genome shotgun sequence genome encodes the following:
- the LOC115804511 gene encoding fatty acid binding protein 1-B.1-like, with translation MSFKGKYQVERQENLEAFMKLLGATDEMIEQFKDIKVITEVEENGDHFKMTDIMGSNVRVVAFTIGQESEVDGAGGEKVKVFATRQGNKVKLTMPTMECILEMTDKNTLVSTTTAGTVVHKRISKRI, from the exons ATGTCTTTCAAAGGGAAATATCAGGTGGAACGCCAAGAAAATCTTGAGGCTTTCATGAAGCTTTTAg GGGCGACCGATGAGATGATCGAGCAGTTCAAAGACATTAAGGTCATCACAGAGGTTGAAGAAAACGGAGATCACTTTAAGATGACCGACATCATGGGAAGCAATGTTCGTGTCGTCGCCTTCACCATAGGGCAGGAGAGTGAGGTGGATGGCGCCGGAGGAGAGAAAGTCAAG gTTTTTGCGACACGGCAGGGTAACAAAGTGAAGCTGACCATGCCAACTATGGAGTGCATTCTCGAGATgactgacaaaaacacactggtCTCA ACCACCACTGCGGGGACCGTCGTCCACAAGAGGATCAGCAAACGGATCTAA
- the LOC115814345 gene encoding isotocin-neurophysin IT 1-like, translating to MSGTALYISLLCLLSVCSACYISNCPVGGKRSLIDIPLRKCLSCGPGDRGRCFGPSICCGPGLGCYIGSPEAAACVEENYVPTPCETGGRVCGSEGGHCAAPGVCCDSEGCKADQLCLVEEEAENENSDSDFGGNILMKLLHLAGQHPSGRIHQ from the exons ATGTCTGGAACAGCATTGTATATATCTCTGCTCTgccttctgtctgtgtgctctgcATGCTATATCTCCAACTGCCCAGTAGGGGGCAAGAGATCCTTGATAGACATCCCCCTACGCAAG tgCCTGTCATGTGGTCCTGGAGACAGGGGTCGCTGCTTTGGTCCCAGTATCTGCTGTGGACCAGGTCTGGGCTGCTATATTGGCTCTCCAGAGGCAGCCGCCTGTGTTGAGGAGAACTATGTGCCGACCCCCTGTGAGACTGGAGGGAGAGTCTGTGGCTCTGAGGGGGGGCACTGTGCAGCACCAGGGGTCTGCTGTGATTCAG AGGGCTGCAAAGCTGACCAGTTGTgtttggtggaggaggaggctgaGAATGAGAACAGTGACTCTGACTTTGGTGGGAACATCCTAATGAAACTGTTGCACCTAGCTGGCCAACATCCTTCCGGAAGAATCCACCAATGA